Proteins co-encoded in one Cellulosilyticum sp. I15G10I2 genomic window:
- a CDS encoding sensor histidine kinase, with amino-acid sequence MKFQQKAKNIRYRIFTHFFALIMFIIIILDIFFIYKLSDITEKNAHIYSYEITKQLGRNIEDYVNHMKKVSWVLCQDESLQNILRRQVDAPFTAKNVSLEQFKINANMANDIESIIIFGRNGITLVDSNSYKIKDYIDITKMDWYISAMQNKGKLMLSSSHIQNYIENNEKWVFSVSSAIIDKETDEVLGVMLVDMSYKKLADICNQITLGNRGYVYITSKNQDIIYHPQQQLIYSALKTEDLYSVDKQVEGSFVEKEAKSRLVTVHTLKGVGWTVVGVSYLEELLTSQNSISITVIIISILCILIALVLSQQISQEISKPILELENIMAKVEKGGLDVDIAIDTNTKEIQNLSRSFQTMLLEIKVLLGRIKDNEKMLRKSELKILQAQINPHFLYNALDTIIWLAEREEHAKVVNMTASLARYFRLSLSKGVEIIPIFSEIEHVKYYLLIQKIRYENKLTYSIDVDSEVYQYATVKIILQPLVENALYHGIKDLEEGGHIKISGKKHGDNIILTVEDNGKGMTEEQIDTILTKPISASITTGGVAIKNVHERLQVYFGKEYGLKYESILGEWTKVYVTIPAIMD; translated from the coding sequence GTGAAATTTCAGCAAAAAGCCAAAAACATAAGATACCGAATATTTACTCATTTTTTTGCGCTTATTATGTTTATAATTATTATTTTAGATATATTTTTCATCTATAAGTTATCAGACATTACAGAAAAAAATGCACATATTTATTCTTATGAAATTACCAAACAATTGGGGAGAAATATAGAAGATTATGTTAATCACATGAAAAAAGTGTCATGGGTATTATGTCAGGATGAAAGTCTTCAAAACATTTTAAGAAGACAGGTGGATGCCCCTTTTACTGCTAAAAATGTATCATTGGAACAGTTTAAAATTAATGCCAATATGGCTAATGATATAGAGTCTATCATTATATTTGGAAGAAACGGTATTACGCTTGTAGATAGTAATAGTTATAAAATAAAAGATTATATAGATATTACAAAGATGGACTGGTATATTAGTGCAATGCAAAACAAAGGGAAACTTATGCTATCCTCATCACATATACAAAACTATATAGAAAATAATGAGAAGTGGGTTTTTTCAGTAAGCAGCGCGATTATAGATAAAGAGACGGATGAAGTACTAGGTGTAATGCTGGTTGATATGAGTTATAAAAAACTTGCTGATATATGTAATCAGATTACTTTAGGAAACAGAGGATATGTTTATATTACAAGTAAAAATCAAGATATTATTTACCATCCGCAACAGCAGCTTATTTATTCGGCGCTTAAAACAGAAGATCTTTACAGTGTAGATAAACAAGTAGAAGGAAGCTTCGTTGAAAAAGAGGCTAAGTCAAGACTTGTAACAGTACATACTCTTAAAGGAGTAGGGTGGACGGTAGTCGGGGTATCCTACTTGGAGGAGCTGCTTACATCTCAAAATAGTATAAGCATAACAGTTATTATTATATCTATCCTATGTATTTTGATCGCTTTAGTCTTATCTCAGCAAATATCTCAAGAGATATCAAAACCTATTTTAGAACTCGAGAATATTATGGCAAAGGTAGAAAAAGGAGGATTAGATGTTGATATAGCTATTGATACGAATACAAAAGAAATCCAAAATTTATCAAGATCTTTCCAAACGATGCTGCTTGAAATCAAGGTACTCTTGGGGCGTATAAAAGACAATGAAAAAATGCTCAGAAAAAGTGAGCTTAAAATTTTGCAGGCTCAAATAAATCCCCATTTTTTATATAATGCGTTAGATACGATTATATGGCTTGCTGAACGAGAAGAGCATGCAAAAGTTGTTAATATGACAGCATCGCTTGCAAGATACTTTAGATTAAGTCTAAGTAAGGGTGTAGAGATTATACCAATCTTTTCAGAAATAGAACATGTTAAATATTATCTTTTAATACAAAAAATACGTTACGAAAATAAATTGACTTACAGCATAGATGTTGATTCAGAAGTTTATCAGTATGCAACCGTAAAAATTATTCTGCAGCCTCTGGTAGAAAATGCGCTCTATCATGGAATAAAGGATTTAGAAGAGGGTGGACACATTAAGATTAGCGGCAAAAAACATGGAGATAATATTATTCTAACTGTTGAAGATAACGGAAAGGGAATGACTGAGGAACAAATTGATACGATCCTTACCAAACCTATTTCGGCGTCTATAACAACAGGTGGTGTGGCGATTAAAAATGTTCATGAAAGATTGCAAGTTTATTTTGGTAAAGAATATGGGCTGAAATATGAAAGTATACTTGGTGAATGGACAAAAGTATATGTTACTATCCCAGCTATTATGGATTAG
- a CDS encoding response regulator, which translates to MYKIVLIDDEDVVRKGMRDLIPWQELELEMAGDAPDGEKGLELIKEVLPHIVFLDINMPKMDGMKLTKIVRETYPDIKIVLITGYDEFSYAREALRLGVEDYILKPITKGEVITLLEKLVIKLDGEQEAEKKQKRLKEKIKQSNYLIQQRCIEELIFNEIETTLIVKRSISAEIPYNKLYYSIALIDYDHFIKGLNSNENEITFFAIQNIVEEIVKKNRWGLTFEVNGVNGILYYTDEGKEIFENYKERLSYIKNMITQYLEITITIGVGKIVHAIGDIHLSYETANEALVNRFFVGTNTIITQDSYAKLPNATHANEWLEWEERLIQAIKDPKQFYKVLEEVNVKMEHSRMTIESCHTIWNILISSMLKKFVQIDESIIELFPNTMNVVGNLKSKKTIQAIKQWVYDLYVKCNNYVEEQASPNKIHLQNILRFIEENYQIPELSISMVCKEVHLSPSYFSSIFKKATGSTFIQFVTDYRLEKAKEMLKYSSLKTYEIAEKVGYLDPQYFSTLFKKQFSRTPSEYRKIEIEG; encoded by the coding sequence ATGTACAAAATAGTGCTGATTGATGATGAAGATGTCGTTAGAAAAGGCATGAGAGACTTAATACCTTGGCAAGAGTTAGAGTTAGAAATGGCAGGAGATGCCCCAGATGGCGAAAAGGGATTAGAACTTATTAAAGAAGTTCTGCCGCATATTGTTTTTTTAGATATTAATATGCCTAAAATGGATGGTATGAAACTAACAAAAATTGTAAGAGAAACTTATCCAGATATCAAGATTGTTCTTATTACAGGATATGATGAATTTAGTTATGCAAGAGAAGCTTTAAGGTTGGGAGTAGAAGATTATATTTTAAAGCCAATCACAAAAGGTGAAGTAATTACACTGCTCGAAAAATTAGTGATTAAACTTGATGGTGAACAAGAAGCAGAAAAAAAGCAAAAAAGGCTTAAAGAGAAAATTAAACAATCTAACTATTTGATTCAGCAAAGATGTATAGAAGAACTTATATTTAATGAAATCGAAACGACTTTAATTGTTAAAAGGAGTATCAGTGCGGAGATTCCATACAATAAATTGTACTATAGTATTGCGCTTATAGACTATGACCATTTTATAAAAGGTTTGAATTCCAATGAAAATGAAATCACCTTTTTTGCCATACAAAACATAGTAGAAGAAATTGTTAAAAAAAATAGGTGGGGATTAACGTTTGAAGTAAACGGGGTAAATGGGATCCTTTACTATACGGATGAAGGTAAAGAGATTTTTGAGAATTATAAAGAACGTTTAAGTTATATTAAAAATATGATTACCCAGTATTTAGAGATTACAATTACTATTGGTGTAGGAAAAATTGTACATGCTATAGGAGATATTCATTTATCTTATGAGACGGCAAATGAAGCATTGGTTAATAGATTTTTTGTTGGAACGAATACTATTATAACGCAAGATTCCTATGCTAAGCTCCCTAATGCAACGCATGCAAATGAATGGTTAGAATGGGAAGAAAGACTTATTCAGGCTATAAAAGATCCTAAGCAGTTTTATAAAGTTTTAGAGGAAGTCAATGTTAAAATGGAGCACTCAAGAATGACTATAGAATCTTGCCATACCATATGGAATATACTTATTAGTTCTATGCTTAAAAAGTTTGTACAAATAGATGAGAGTATTATTGAACTCTTTCCAAACACCATGAATGTAGTGGGCAATTTAAAAAGCAAGAAAACAATTCAGGCAATAAAGCAATGGGTATATGATCTTTATGTGAAATGTAATAATTATGTAGAAGAACAAGCTTCACCTAATAAGATTCATCTTCAAAATATTCTCCGTTTTATAGAAGAAAATTATCAGATTCCAGAGCTTTCCATTAGCATGGTATGCAAAGAAGTGCATTTAAGCCCAAGCTATTTCAGCAGTATTTTTAAAAAAGCTACAGGATCTACCTTCATTCAGTTTGTGACAGATTATAGATTAGAAAAAGCTAAGGAGATGCTCAAATACAGTTCACTTAAAACGTATGAGATAGCTGAAAAAGTAGGCTATCTAGATCCTCAGTATTTTAGTACATTATTTAAAAAACAATTCAGTCGAACGCCTTCAGAATATAGAAAAATAGAAATAGAGGGGTAA
- the rhaA gene encoding L-rhamnose isomerase, with product MTERERITKAYELAKETYGQWGVDVEEAIKKVQDIPISLHCWQGDDVTGFENPDAQLTGGIQATGNYPGKAKTPEQLRRDLDKAMSLIPGKLRLNLHAIYAETHGEKVERDELKPEHFKNWVEWAKAKGIGLDFNPSCFSHDKSSDGFTLAHQDDEIRNFWIRHCIASRKIAEYFGKELGTPAVTNVWIPDGYKDIPVDRTAPRERLKDSLDKIFAVEIDKAHNLDAVESKVFGIGSESYVVGSNEFYMGYATANKKLLCLDAGHFHPTEVISDKISAVMQFVDEILLHVSRPVRWDSDHVVILNDELIAIAQELVRGDYLDRTHIGLDFFDASINRIAAWVIGTRNMRKALLFALLEPTAYLRQLEAEGDYTSRLAVLEEMKTTPLSAVWDYYLMNNDIPVSSEWIKEVKQYEKDVLLKR from the coding sequence ATGACAGAAAGAGAAAGAATTACCAAAGCTTATGAACTTGCAAAAGAAACTTATGGGCAATGGGGTGTAGATGTAGAGGAAGCCATTAAAAAAGTACAAGATATTCCCATTTCGCTTCATTGTTGGCAGGGTGATGATGTAACAGGATTTGAAAATCCAGATGCACAGCTTACGGGTGGTATTCAAGCAACTGGTAATTACCCTGGTAAAGCAAAAACACCAGAGCAGCTAAGAAGAGATCTTGATAAAGCAATGTCACTTATACCAGGCAAGTTAAGACTTAACCTTCACGCAATTTATGCAGAAACGCATGGCGAAAAAGTAGAAAGAGATGAGCTTAAACCAGAGCACTTTAAAAATTGGGTAGAGTGGGCAAAAGCTAAAGGCATTGGCCTTGATTTTAATCCAAGCTGCTTCTCGCATGATAAGAGTAGTGACGGATTTACACTGGCACACCAAGACGATGAAATTAGAAACTTCTGGATCAGACACTGTATTGCGTCACGTAAAATAGCGGAATACTTTGGAAAAGAGTTAGGCACACCTGCTGTAACAAATGTATGGATTCCAGATGGCTATAAAGATATTCCGGTTGACCGTACGGCACCAAGAGAAAGACTTAAAGATTCATTAGACAAAATATTTGCAGTAGAAATTGATAAAGCGCATAACTTAGATGCAGTAGAATCAAAAGTATTTGGTATTGGATCTGAAAGCTACGTAGTTGGATCAAACGAGTTTTATATGGGATATGCAACAGCAAATAAAAAGTTACTTTGTTTAGATGCGGGTCATTTCCATCCAACAGAAGTTATTTCAGATAAAATTTCAGCAGTTATGCAATTTGTTGATGAAATCTTATTACATGTCAGCAGACCTGTAAGATGGGACAGTGACCACGTAGTAATCCTAAATGATGAATTGATTGCTATTGCACAAGAACTTGTAAGAGGTGATTACTTAGACAGAACACATATTGGGTTAGATTTCTTTGATGCAAGTATTAATCGTATTGCAGCATGGGTAATTGGAACACGTAATATGAGAAAAGCATTATTATTTGCACTTCTTGAACCTACAGCATACCTTAGACAGTTAGAGGCAGAAGGTGATTATACTTCTAGACTTGCAGTACTTGAAGAGATGAAGACAACACCGCTTTCAGCAGTTTGGGATTATTACTTAATGAATAATGATATACCAGTCAGCAGTGAATGGATTAAAGAAGTAAAGCAGTATGAAAAAGATGTATTATTAAAAAGATAA
- a CDS encoding L-fucose/L-arabinose isomerase family protein encodes MSEIGRLKPIKKARIGLYSGGLKAYWSQFEGMKERLIEYGKFIENNLSELGEVYNFGLVDDEITGRTAGEWFNEKNVDIIFSHSATYYTSSTVLPLHQICKAPVILLNLQPTPQMNYAKTSTGEWLAHCGACPVPEIANAFNRAGIKCKIINGLLGLKETPSISVADEVTYNRPEAIKAWKEINEWAMAATVKRTLQHARFGFLGNNYSGMLDMYSDFTMLQAQLGIHVEILEMCDLDRNLNQVTDEEIAAKVKQVEEFFVISGDSPSDPIAKKPTKEQLEWACKVAAAQERMVKEYDLDGIAYYYHGSDDNHYEQVQGAFIVGHSLLTAAGVPCAGEGDLKTAIAMKICDTLKKGGSFTEIVAVDYIEETIILGHDGPFHIKISDGKPVLRGMGVFHGKKGTGVSVEANVISGPVTTLGVTQTHNGKVKFNISEGDAVKAPILMIGNTQTHVKFPLHPDRYMDKWFAEAPTHHCAMSVGHNAALFEKIAYILDIHQAII; translated from the coding sequence ATGAGTGAGATTGGACGTTTAAAACCTATCAAAAAAGCTAGAATAGGACTTTATAGCGGAGGACTGAAGGCTTACTGGAGTCAGTTTGAAGGTATGAAAGAAAGACTGATTGAATATGGAAAGTTCATAGAAAATAATCTTTCGGAATTAGGAGAAGTTTATAACTTTGGACTTGTTGATGATGAGATAACAGGCAGAACAGCTGGAGAGTGGTTTAATGAAAAGAATGTAGATATTATTTTTAGTCATTCAGCCACTTACTATACGAGTTCAACAGTACTGCCACTACATCAAATTTGTAAGGCGCCAGTTATTTTATTAAATCTTCAGCCAACACCTCAAATGAATTATGCTAAGACCTCTACAGGAGAATGGCTTGCACATTGCGGAGCTTGCCCAGTACCTGAAATTGCAAATGCTTTTAACAGAGCAGGCATCAAATGTAAGATTATTAATGGTTTATTAGGTCTGAAGGAAACACCGTCTATTTCAGTAGCAGACGAAGTCACTTATAACAGGCCAGAAGCCATTAAGGCGTGGAAAGAAATTAACGAGTGGGCTATGGCGGCAACCGTTAAACGTACCCTTCAACATGCAAGGTTTGGTTTCCTGGGAAATAATTATAGTGGTATGCTTGATATGTATAGTGACTTTACAATGCTTCAGGCACAGCTCGGTATTCATGTTGAGATACTGGAAATGTGTGATTTAGACAGAAATCTTAATCAAGTTACAGATGAAGAAATAGCAGCCAAAGTTAAACAAGTAGAAGAATTCTTTGTGATTTCAGGAGATTCACCATCTGATCCTATCGCTAAAAAGCCAACCAAAGAACAGCTGGAATGGGCATGTAAAGTGGCAGCAGCCCAAGAAAGAATGGTTAAAGAATATGACTTAGATGGTATAGCGTATTATTATCATGGAAGTGATGATAATCATTATGAGCAAGTACAAGGGGCATTTATTGTTGGACATTCACTTCTTACAGCAGCTGGGGTGCCATGTGCTGGTGAAGGAGATCTTAAAACGGCAATAGCTATGAAGATTTGTGATACGCTTAAAAAGGGAGGCAGTTTTACTGAGATTGTTGCAGTAGATTATATAGAAGAAACGATTATTCTTGGACATGATGGACCTTTTCATATTAAGATATCAGACGGCAAACCTGTTTTAAGAGGTATGGGGGTATTCCACGGTAAAAAAGGAACAGGGGTATCAGTAGAAGCAAATGTTATTTCAGGACCAGTTACAACACTTGGCGTAACACAAACTCACAATGGAAAAGTGAAGTTTAATATCAGCGAAGGAGATGCTGTAAAAGCACCGATTCTCATGATTGGCAATACGCAGACCCATGTTAAATTTCCATTACATCCAGATAGATATATGGATAAATGGTTTGCAGAAGCACCGACACACCATTGTGCGATGAGTGTAGGACATAATGCAGCACTTTTTGAAAAAATAGCTTATATTTTAGATATTCATCAAGCAATTATATAA
- a CDS encoding AraC family transcriptional regulator, with amino-acid sequence MFEYQLDISNASEWVTITPHTASYKLPFYMTEIGLFYAGQNYFTQRDEKNTYLLIYTCSGEGHLKYENTNYILKPYTAVIIDCNKYHYYKSTSKEPWVFRWIHFGGMCAQTYMNLIMETQCHAIIILDPLTFEEYHSSLMGLSSVSDTYSSVCTSTHLSNILMHILSSKFNETNNKNYIQHKESINKVIDYISKNYRQEINIDEFAELIHLSKYYFLKIFKQYTGATPYEYVINYRINEAKILLKTTNNSISMIASAVGFLSESNFIKQFKRITHLTPLNYRKTWQ; translated from the coding sequence ATGTTTGAATATCAATTAGATATATCTAATGCCTCTGAGTGGGTGACGATTACCCCGCACACTGCATCCTATAAGCTTCCTTTTTATATGACGGAAATAGGCCTATTTTATGCAGGCCAGAATTATTTTACACAGAGGGATGAGAAAAATACTTACTTACTGATTTATACCTGCTCCGGAGAAGGGCATTTGAAATACGAAAATACTAATTATATATTAAAGCCCTATACGGCTGTGATTATTGACTGCAATAAGTATCATTATTATAAATCTACTTCTAAAGAGCCTTGGGTTTTTAGATGGATACACTTCGGAGGTATGTGCGCCCAGACTTATATGAACCTTATAATGGAAACACAATGTCATGCCATTATTATTTTAGATCCCTTAACATTTGAAGAATATCATAGCAGCCTGATGGGTTTATCAAGTGTAAGTGACACCTATTCAAGTGTATGCACTTCAACCCACCTTTCCAATATATTAATGCATATATTATCTAGTAAATTTAATGAAACAAATAATAAAAATTATATACAGCATAAGGAAAGTATTAATAAAGTCATAGACTATATTTCTAAAAATTATAGGCAAGAAATTAATATCGATGAGTTTGCTGAGCTTATCCACCTTTCTAAGTATTATTTTTTGAAGATTTTCAAGCAATATACAGGTGCAACCCCTTATGAGTATGTGATCAACTACCGCATTAACGAAGCAAAGATTCTTCTTAAAACTACCAATAATTCTATTAGTATGATTGCATCAGCTGTTGGTTTCTTAAGCGAAAGTAACTTTATTAAACAATTTAAGCGTATCACACATTTAACTCCCTTAAATTACAGAAAAACCTGGCAGTAA
- a CDS encoding DNA polymerase Y family protein: MSNPIIFHVDVNSAFLSWEAAYRVGILEETLDLRDIPSAVGGDIEKRKGIILAKSMPAKKYDIKTGEPVTSALLKCPSLTIVKPNYELYVRCSKAFMEILKEYTPLVEQYSIDEAYMDMTGTQGLYGSPVTIANLIKNRIYKELGFTVNIGISSNKLLAKMAGDLKKPNRVHTLFPEEIEEKMWPLNVRELFFVGSATEKKLKMLGINTIGKLAKADINLLKVHLKKQGEVIHQYANGIDFMKIMHETVPNKGYGNSTTIPFDVRSEESAKLVLLSLCETVCTRLRADDVKAGCITVTLVDTYFEHSSHQKTLTSATHVTNEVYEHACKVFDALWNHRTPIRQLGVHTSRLTDGKAYQYNIFDMFKYDKYEKLDKAIDNIRNKYGEDSVMRATFIDSKLEHMAGGISKEKKSGITKAQV; the protein is encoded by the coding sequence ATGAGTAATCCCATTATTTTTCATGTGGATGTTAATTCGGCTTTTCTAAGTTGGGAAGCTGCTTATAGGGTTGGAATTTTAGAGGAAACCCTTGATTTAAGAGATATACCTTCTGCTGTTGGCGGCGATATAGAGAAACGTAAGGGTATTATTTTAGCTAAGTCCATGCCTGCAAAAAAATACGATATCAAAACGGGTGAGCCAGTGACATCAGCACTACTTAAATGTCCCAGTCTCACTATCGTAAAGCCTAATTATGAACTTTATGTGCGATGTTCTAAGGCTTTTATGGAGATACTAAAAGAATATACTCCCTTAGTTGAACAGTATTCTATAGATGAAGCTTATATGGATATGACGGGCACACAAGGTTTATATGGCTCGCCTGTGACGATAGCAAATCTTATAAAAAATAGGATATATAAGGAGTTAGGATTTACAGTTAATATAGGCATTTCATCTAATAAGCTTTTAGCTAAGATGGCTGGAGATCTCAAAAAACCAAATAGGGTACACACGCTGTTTCCGGAAGAGATAGAAGAAAAGATGTGGCCGCTTAATGTAAGAGAATTGTTTTTTGTGGGGAGTGCTACAGAAAAAAAACTTAAGATGCTAGGCATTAATACAATTGGTAAGCTCGCAAAGGCGGATATAAACCTATTAAAAGTGCATCTGAAAAAACAAGGAGAAGTAATACATCAGTATGCAAATGGGATAGACTTCATGAAGATTATGCATGAAACAGTACCTAATAAAGGGTATGGGAACTCAACGACTATTCCTTTTGATGTCAGATCTGAAGAGAGTGCAAAGTTAGTATTGTTGTCCTTATGTGAAACAGTATGTACACGGTTAAGAGCTGATGATGTTAAAGCCGGTTGTATTACAGTAACACTAGTAGATACTTATTTTGAACATTCATCACATCAAAAGACATTAACCTCTGCAACCCATGTAACAAACGAGGTTTATGAACATGCTTGTAAAGTATTTGATGCATTATGGAATCATAGAACACCTATTAGACAGTTAGGCGTACACACAAGCAGGCTTACTGATGGCAAAGCTTATCAATACAATATATTTGATATGTTTAAATACGATAAGTATGAAAAGTTAGATAAAGCGATAGATAATATAAGAAACAAATATGGAGAAGACTCAGTCATGCGAGCTACATTTATAGATTCAAAACTAGAGCATATGGCTGGCGGCATTTCAAAAGAAAAAAAATCAGGCATAACAAAGGCTCAGGTATGA